The window ctctacttTGTCCGTAAACACCCTTCATCCAGTGAACACAATGGGTGAGATAGGCAAGGCCTGGGAACAGAACGGCGAAGGGCTAGTCTTAGCTAATTGCACAGAAGAGCACATGGAACATGCACTTATTTAGTATAGCCGTGGTTACAAAGGGAAAAGATAGCTTTTTCCCCACACCTAGCTGTGACCCTTTAAACGTGTGATGCATTTACGATAATCACAAATAGGCCTACAGCATTTGTTATGTACTCTTTCAAAGTTAGTTTTTGTAGCATTTTAGGCTGATAAACATATTTTCCCTGATATACTTTTCATAAGTTATGAGTTGCCTTTGTAAATAAAGTGATGTCGTTTGTCAATCTATATCCACTgaccctttgtgtgtgtgcacatgtgatgTTACTACAATAACTGTATATTTTCTGGCTGTAAAATGCACACTGGAAACATTAAAGGCATTTATTTACCATTTATAAATTATTACATTACATATCAACCAGTCTTTATAAAGTATCCACACTGAGAATTTCCTTAGACATCAAACAGCAGTATGATAGTTGTATATTTAAAAGAGGTCAATATTATCCATTAAAGGAAGAGTTCACCCCAAAATCGAAATGTTATATTTTTCTTCTTGCCTGTAGTTCTATTTATAATTCTAGATTGTTCATAAATCTAGATGGTTTTGGTGTGAGTTACAGAGTTTTGGAGATACCAGCCAGTGCAGCCACAGAGTTGTCTGCCTTCTCTCAGTATAAATGAAAATAGATTGGACTTGTCTTGTGGTGCTCAAAGCaccaaaataaatacatttgaaaaactCAACAGCAATGTGTCAGACAAGGTCTGTGGATTATCTTGATTCACTGAGTTATGATTTCTAGAAAGAGAAAACAAGCCCAATCTAGTTCCATATTATTTGGAGGAAGGCATACAACTCAAAGGCTGATATCTACAAAACTCAATGCAAAACAATCTAGATGGATGAATAGCACTTTAGATAAgaggaaaaatatgtatttttgatTCAGAGGTAAACTCTCTAAACTGTAATTTAACAAACGCTATCAGTGGTTATAGATTTATCTGTCACAATGTGGAATGGCACTGGTGAGTGGTAACTtttttacaaacacacaaatacaaataacATAAAACTGTTTTGCTGACAATAGTCCTGAGTTATCCTGAGTTAATCCTGCCCCTCAGGACAAATTGACccgttctctttccttctgcatAGCGTAATTCTTCATAGCTCGTTTTGGAGGGACCAGGGTGTTACTCAGTCCTACCCTTCTTTTCTTCCCCTGCTGCCCCTCAGTCTCCTTGTCTCCCCCCTGGTTGTGGAGAGGCTGTTGCCCCGCTCTGTTTGGGTCAGGCTCTGCATCATCCACACTGGGTGGGTCATCGTCGCCGGGAATTATAGAGCTCTGAAGGTCGCTGTCGTGAGCAAACTTGCATTTGATCCCAAACCTACACCTGCCGTCTTTCCTGTAGGCCACGCACATCCTCTTACCAGCAATCTGTGAGGGCCTAGCCTGCAGGGTGAGGGGGACATGCTTTTGCAGTGCGTGGAGCTTCTGGTCAGCCTGCGCCTTGAAGGGGTTGGCGAACACGCTGCTCCGCGTCGAGGCgccgagaggaggagggggcagtttAGGAGCGAGGAAGCTGGGGGAGGGGATTGGGACATGGGAGGAGATAGGTGGCTGTGTAACCAGGGAAGACACACTTGGCAGCTCAGGACGCAGCTCTTCCTCTGGGTCTAACTCATCGTCTGACTCGCTGGAGGCTGACCCTGACTCCAGGAGGAAGTTGCGATGCTTTTGGACACCTTCTTTGAGTTCATCAGTGAGCCTACTTGAGGTTGGAAGAGTTAGGAACATGCAGGTTAGGGATACCGTTTTACAGTATATTAATGCATGAGGACAGGAGGTCACTGGCTAGGTCTACCACAGTGAGGAAGTAGGGCCTAAGGTTTGCATGCACCTAGTCGGATAGGCTACTACTATTACTTTACTTGAATTGGGTTTATTATACAATAAATAACGTAGCTAGTTTATTCTAGCTACCTACCTGGTAAATTTGAGTCCATCGTCCCCTGAATCTCCATCGCTCTCGGAGTTTGAGGATACTCCGTAGCCGACAAGTGAATTCATGTCCACTGCTGGCCAACACTGTTGTGTTGGTTCCTCTCTGTGTTCAGTTAGACAGACGCAGAAATTTTATGTTTGACAATGGTCGTGACTCTGCATAGATATATTTTAAGAATCAATCATTAATAACTGTGGTGGCGAATGTATAACCTGCTACAACTGCTAGCTGTAAACACTAGCTAATAGCTACCAAAAACCAGGCTGATTGGCTGGCCAGGCTTCTgggattgtttttctgaaagatGCAGTGCCCTCTACTGTGCCGGCGGTAGGCTATATTTCACGTGGAGCATAATGTGTTCCGAATCAAACAAATAGGTTTCCTACGAGCTCAAGCACATCTGACATTTTAATCTATTGAATCAAATAGGTTTTGCATGTGCCTTTAAGATGGATTTGGGACCACACTTTAGAGCTGTTTTACATGTTTACATGTAAGCCGGTAATTTAGTCGGTCAGTCTTTACGCACGTATTTGTAAAGAAACCCCTTTGAGTAAAGCTTTCGTTGTTTTTAACTGATAGCAGGCGTCGGAAGCCTGCTGTCTATCTAGCCTGACAATGTAAATCCGATCCGGACATTGCTTTAGTTTGATAAAAACGTTTAGGATGTCTGCTCCCTTAGGCAACTATATTAAGCGTTTACAAAATGTTATTGTCTCGTCCCCTTACGAGTCCATTCTAGCAGGATAACACGGGATATCGACACATAATTAACTTAATCCTACTCCCATGTAGGCTAAGTGACAGTGCCAGTAATTCGCAAACCCATGAATGAATAATCCACCTTTTagttcacctcctctccccgcccTCTGTCCCGATAAATTCCACAAGCCTGCCATCAGTTTccaaaaggaagaggaggagtgactAACTGTAACTAAGTAACGTTAGATGTAAAAGTTTAGACGTGAAAGTGCAGGAGGTATGCTGATGTCTAATGAATGGACTCGTTCTGTTTCAGCAAGAGGACGGAAGAACACGATTCTTTGCAGAATATGAGACAAAAGTTAAAGTAAACTGGTCAGGACCAACTTGCATCTTGTTTGAGCCTGTTGATGTGAAATTCCTTTAATCGGTGTCGATGGCCGGGATGCGAACGAGAAGCGGTAGGACGTTTTCGGGACCGTCCCGGACAACGTTAGCGAGGGTCGACGCTATTGCCCTGGAACTGCACCATGAATGCACCCTTTTACTTGGACTCTATGTGAGTAGCGTTATATCAGTCTGTCAATATGGCCTTTTAGCTTGTCCAGGCTTAAGTCATAAATAATGCTTTCGCTTGTGTTGAACAAGGAAGTGGAAAATACTTATTATCTAATTAAGATAATAAGAATAGATGAGAATGTGTTATAACAATCTGTGTTGAAATGTATGCAGAAGTGCATATGCAGTGAACTCAAAAGGAATGACTGAGGTGGGCGGTGTTCTGACGCAGTCTTTGGTGTCCGGGCATGTCCTTTTCTATTTGATGTGCCTCTCACTGCGTTCGAAAACACAAGTTTATTTCATAAGCTATGATAGttaacacgacacacacacatagttgacatacacacacacattgtccttGAACGTCCATCAGCCTGCTCTTAATTGCTTGAAGCTATGGAACAGTTGTGGCATGGCTTGGTCTAACTGAGAACAAGACCGACTGTTCAATGCTTATTCTAGTATTTGTGGCATAGTCTAATCAAATTTCCTAAAAAAGCAGTTCTGGAGACAGTCTGCATCGTGCTGGTTTCCAGCACAATAACTTTTGTCATGCAACAAAAGAATGCACCAGTTCATTGTAGCTTTAGTGTACACGGGTTTCCACTGCTCTGTGTTATACTGTAATAGTTCTTCCACACCGGTTCCAAATAATTTACACAGCGGTCAGAACATTGTCACGTTGGTATAAAATCATCATGGTGGAGAGTTGTGCTCACGCTTGAGTCTCATTCCACCCCTGTTGGTACTCGTTCACCCCTGTTGGTACTCATTCCAAAATGGAAAACGTTTGTGTTGGCCTCACCCCAAATGACAAGTTCAAATCCTAGTTAAAACCTAAGTTAACTAAGGAAAGATCAAATATGTTTTTAATAAACCAACAATTCTAAACACACGAGGCAGATGAATGATCCTTTTCCCATCTCACCTTTCCCTATAGAGGACAAAGGAGAGCTTCTCACCAGAGCTTACAGTGGGCAATGGCCGCCCGATGTTGTCCATGCCACCGCCCTCGTCCCAGCTCTCAACCAGAGACAAGCTGTGGCGCCTCTACTCTGCCCTCCTACAGTGCCGAGGACTCCTGGTGCGTGCCGTtacccaggaggaggaggagtttggcggtggggaggggggcgagtATGAGAGCCAGAGGAAGACAGTGAGAGACCGCCTGGGTCACCTGTTAGACAGCATGCGCCGTcttctggaggaggtggagggcgcGCCAGCCATAACCGCCAACACTGAGAGCATCGAGGTAGACTCAccattttgtgtttttatttaccTGAGGAAGTGCTTACAAATGTAGTAATGTTCCTGGTTGGTGGACGCAAAATGCTGATATTTTCAGGTGGGTCAGAAATTATATAATTGTTTTTAGTAAGGTGGGCTGAAGGAGGATACAATGTCaatgcttccctccctccctccctccctccctctctctctctctctctctctctctctctctttctctatctctctctccctccctccatctctttctctctctatctgtccttCACTTTGTCTTGTTTCTTCTTAAAACTCGACACCTCTGGCTCTTTCAGCAGATCGATGGGCCGACCAGCGGCGGTGCGTTTGAGCTAAAACTCTGGATCTACCGCATCTTCAGCGAGGTGGAGCACTGGAGCAGAATGACCACAGCCACCTTACGCAGCATCCCTTTGGTCATGTCTacggcaggagggagaagagctgGGAAAAGAATGAGGCGGGGAAAACCAaaatgagacagagggagaagtggGGTGAACAAGCACATAGAAGAGGTCAGAGAGAGTCgtaggatgggagggaggagttatgagagagggaagaaggtggaggagatagGAAAAGTTAGacatagagaaaaagagagtgaaaggtGATCATCGCAGGAGATGGATAAGGAAATAAGTTGGATAGTATTTCTTAATAGGAAGTACCTTGAATGGATGGAGAGAACGAGATACACAGAAATAAGTACATCATTACATTATTTATACCTAGTTGATTGTTTTTATAAACTCTAACATACTGTCAGGCAATGCATACTTTTATAACAAAGTTACTTGCTAAACTTTGGCCTGCATAGTTTTTAAATCTTTAGCAAATACAAAGATGGCACTTGATGATTGAATTAGAAGTTGAAGTGGATCTGGTAAGTAATCAGTCATAAGATGTACTAATTACAGCAAGTGTGAAAATGTGCTCTTATATAGATTTTGTTTAAATAAATTTGTCTTAAGGAGTACACAGGATACAAACATTATCACAACATGTATTTTAAAGGCTGTTGAAATCTTTTTAAATGGTTTGAAACCTTGAGTGGAGATTTTATTCCCAGACAGTTATTCTGATAGAGATGTTTTAACCCTGAAAATCAGGGTTGCTTCTCATTTCAATTATTCCCCTACTTGAGTTAACTCACTTCCCTTACCCATTTTAAGTTTTGTACAAAAGTATGGAATATTGCCTTCTAGTGGCTGTCTAGCATGTTGCGTTCACTTTGATCAATAAAAAGGAAAtacagagaagaaaggaggaaaggaaTTATCGGACTACTTAAAATGCATACAAGACAGCATCATAAACAATATTTAGTTATTTGGGTATATTATGAGTGTACCTAAGTAAAGAGCATCTTTCATATTTCTaaagaacaaaacaatattattcGTTGGTCCAACTTTTGTGCACCATCATTTACATGCTTAATCAGTGATCTCTTGATTGAACTTTTTATTATTGTTCTAACTTACCACTGATTATGCCTGCACATGTACTGGTAACAGAAGAAATACAAAGTAAAATGGCCTAATATaatggatttatttatttgtttgattGATGGATTTATTggttgtaattttttttatttaacttaAAAACATTGAAATGCACTGTACATCGGCTTTCTCCATCATGTGAATGTTTGAATGAATGTATTTTATGTCCAAATAGATGTCCACATCACATACAGTGGGGACATGAAAATGGAGTCACACAGGAAACCTAGAATGTGTAACATACCTAGATATTATATCAAAATGACTGCGGACCTAGAAGCATTCTTACTATCCCAATGCCAGGGACTTTACATATTACCTTTCAACTTGCAAGAAAAAGATCACAGTGCTTTTATTTGAAAGAGCAGCTATGCCTAAGATCCATTAGGATCCAActccacaccaacacgtttggCCTTTCTGTCCTTGTActgtcatactgtacacagtctTCAGATTTCCTaagattaaaatgtatttaacaCAAGGGGACTGACTGTAAATCTTCATGGACATGTATTTCTTACTCATAGACTGTGCTCAGCACATTCCCAATTGTCTTTCACAGGAGAATTCCTCACTGAatgtctctcctttctttttcttgATGACATGATTTTGAAAAGATGGTTTTGATGGTTTAGTCTACGTGTTGATACAATATATACTGCATGAATAATTGCCAATAACATAGCTCAGCGGGCTAACGCAGTCTGGATGTTTGGTTTTCAGTCATTAGTggcaaaaatacatttttgatgAACATGATATGTTTCCCCTCACGATACACGTCCTTAGTttcttgtgtgtacatgtaatcAGGTTCCATAATGAGTAGAAAAAAACATGTGTCCTCTGTTTGACGCaggaatcaaacccagaatgtgctaTTGAATAGATCAAGCAATGTCAGttagaccctggctttgttaaAATGCTTCCAAACTAATGTATATACGTATATTTTGCTGAAACTATGATATGGTTTCAGAATACAGTGTCTTTATTTATCGTGGATGTATGTATTTTAGGACAGAGGATGAAATAAATGTATCTAGGTTGGTCTCTTGGATTTTGTGTGGTTGCTAAGGGATTGGGTCATCTGAGATGGATGTGATAagttgtgtgttgtggtgttgtgtttccaTAAAATACTTTTGGAGCACAAACGAAAGATTCAGAGTTagagttggagtgtgtgtgtgtgcttatgtttAACTGTAAAGGAAAGACaggatgtgtgtttgaatgaaaggggtggggtgtgtgttttaggggtgtatgattgtgtgtgtgtgtgcaagtgtgtgtctttacaactgtgtggtgtgtgtctttgagtatgtgtgtccgtgagtgtgtgtgtgtgtgtctttgtgtgagtgtgtcttagtgtatgtgtgtttgtgtgtgtgtgtgtggttgttagaAAAGGAGTGGCAGCCAGGATGCCtgtggaagagggggaggggtgtgtgtgagtgtgtgtgtgtgagaaagagagagagtgcaaacgagcaagagagaaaatgtgtgtgtatgtgtgtgagagagttgtgggtatgtgggtctgtgtgtgcgtgaggaagagaaagagggagagaaaaagcaagcaggaaaatgtgcgtgtgtgtgcatgtgcatgagtgagagagaaaaagaggagcgAGCAGCAGagaatgtgtgtacgtgtgtctgctgtgtgtgtgtgtgtgtgtgtgtgtgtatgaggaagggagggagggagagagggaaggagagagggagggagagcaagcaagagagaatgtgtgtgtgtgtgtgtgtgtgagtgagagaggacatgtgtgtgagaaagagagggggaggggtgtatgagagagctgtgtgtgtgaaaggcgagaggggaatgtgtgtgtatgtgtgcgtgcttgcgtaggagggagagtgtgtgagtgtgtgtgtgtgtctgacagagatagagggggaggggtgtgtgtgtgtgtgtgtgagagagaaagctagGAGCAAGCTCtgcaaatggtgtgtgtgtgctttagtgtgtatgtgtgcctgtaagTGCATGTCTGTGAGCTTGTGGaagtgtgtatttgagtgtgtgtgtgtgtgtgtatgtgtgtgactgactgtgtgtgtgtgtgtttgtgtgcgcaatcccgcttgttttttttttactctatgTGTTActgtacagcacagcacagtacaGTTGAACAGATTACTGTGAGTATGTGCCGAATtatgcacatgtgtgtatgttaacAGGAGGTGATGCAGGTAGCCTGGGGGGTCTAACACAGGACAAGAGTGAACATTCACTTTTTATCCTAAAACATCTTGAGCTTGCACACTGAATTGTATTCAATTTGTTGCACATGATAACCTATGCAGCTAGTTTATTTGGTGCACAATACATATATTTTCGAAAATTCACATTcacatttttttattattaattgGAAGTGTAGTGCATTGCTGGTGGAATGAGCTACTGTTAATGTAAATAACAGTAAATTTGATAGGGGGCAGTATTGAGTAGGTCTGCGCCTCAATCAACCCAAAATTCTGAATTACTAAATAATTTTTAAACTATCACTACAGAGAATAAATGTAATAAGAGCTGGAAGTCTTACGTGTTTCTTTTACGAACATTTAGAGTCAACCTTTTTCTATGTTGCCAAGCAAACTCTAAACTCTTACAAATGGGCAGCAACATTTTTCCCTTGTAAATGGTGGATGTATCCATTTTTTACCTGGTGGTGGATCTTTCTAAAGGCACGACCTATAAATTTAATTTCCTTCATGCTGAAgaccatataacacaaaaatCAACTAAAAGTATATTTTTCATGTTCATGTTATTAAAATAGAAAACAATAGTGGTAAATATAGTTTGTACTAGCTACTAACTAAAACGActgtcacccccagcctgcaaTGTAATGGTATCGGCTAGAATAACCTTCGCGTGAGCTAGTTGTGAgagtagagagcgagagagagaaaggtacggAGAAGATCATCAGTTGCTAGCGTTAACATGGCGGAGACCGTACGCTCGCTCTTCGACTACCGGGAGCCACCGACCCTAGACAGCGACGGAGAGGGCAGCAAACCAGCGCCACCGCAACGGGGGTGAGGGAGTTAGTCAGCCAAATCTTTTATACTGACGAAATATAGATAAACATTAAGATCTCTCTGTTGAAGTCAGACAGTCACTGACAGCAAGTGagcgagagggtgtgtgtgcgcgcgccagTGTGAGGATGTTTTTACTGAAACTAAAAGTTAAACTGTGCAATATCATAAGTTTGATAGCGACTAAAAGTCGTTCATGAGGAACGCTATCAATGAGAAACTAGTACAAATCTCAAAATTTAGCAAAATTGTTACTCCCCTCACTAAAATCAGGTtgaaaaaggtgtgtgtgcgcgcgtgcgtgccgTTGGTggttgtctgtgtatgtgccCGCGCCTGTGTGTCCGCTACTGTAGGAGCTAACATTAACTAGCTGATGTGCTTGAGAACGGGTCGAGTTAATTTGTCTAACTATCTACTATGCTGAAACTACATTAATTTTATGTAGCTATAAGCGAGTTACCTGCTAGTTAGGTAGCCAGCGATCTATCTAAGCTGGGCGTTAATTAGGCTAGAGGTGGTTAAACACACCCTCCTGTTTAGCATATACAGTCGGTATATGTATTTTCCGATTTTCAATAAGATGATCTGTTGAACTGATTAGATACTACCAGAGACTCTCCTTGTGTGTTTGcgcacgtgcatgtgtgtgcgagcgtgcgcgtgtgtggttgtgtgagagtgagagagaggctgacacacacagggaggggagagagcgtgagagagaaaggaacaaacagagtgtgtgtgtgtgtgtgtgtgtagggggagggaggagagtgtatgtgagagagggagggggaggagtgtgtgtgtgtgtgtgtgagagagagagagagagcgagtgggggaaggagagggatcgtgtgtgtatgtgcgtgtgtgtgtgaaatggtaagggagggggagagtgtgtgcgtgacagagacagacacagtatgtgtgtgtatgagagtgtgagggagggggtgtgtgtggtgtggagacTGTGTGacaaagagagcaggagagtgagtgtgtgtgtacgtgtgcatttgtgtttgCGAAAGagaaggtgtgtatgtgtaatggGAGGAGTTGTGtgactgtgactgtgtgagtgtgtattttaGAGAGGGTGTGTATTCgagtgtgagctgtgtgtgagagggagagagaagggaataaAGGTGTGCTTttcagagatggtgtgtgtgtgcacacgttaatgtgtgtgagagtttttagaagtgtgtttgtgtcagggtgtgtatctgtgtgtgtttgtgtgcaagttGTATGTATGGTTGATAAAGAGAATAGGgaataaatgtgtgtttttcagtgtatgagatacagagaaagagctGTTGGAGACTGTGAaggacgtgtgtgtacgtgagagtGAACATATTTGTGTAATAAAGggggaggtgtgcgtgtgtgtgactacgcctgagtgagtgagtgtgtgagagtgtgtgtgtgtgtgtgtgtgagagtgagtgagtgtgtatgtgtacgcctgaattagtgtgagtgtgtgtatgcatgaatttgtgtgtgtgcatgcctgagtgtgtttgtgagagtgtgtgagatagagatagaggggaagtgtgtttgagaggctcagagaaggggagaggagagtgtgtttgtgcatacgtgtgtgttgctgagtgggggaaggagggtgtgtgtttgtttgtgtgtgtgaaggggggggggagggagggagggagggagggagggggggagaggagagggagggagggaggagagctgtgtgtgtgt of the Osmerus eperlanus chromosome 14, fOsmEpe2.1, whole genome shotgun sequence genome contains:
- the cntf gene encoding ciliary neurotrophic factor isoform X1 → MAGMRTRSGRTFSGPSRTTLARVDAIALELHHECTLLLGLYRTKESFSPELTVGNGRPMLSMPPPSSQLSTRDKLWRLYSALLQCRGLLVRAVTQEEEEFGGGEGGEYESQRKTVRDRLGHLLDSMRRLLEEVEGAPAITANTESIEQIDGPTSGGAFELKLWIYRIFSEVEHWSRMTTATLRSIPLVMSTAGGRRAGKRMRRGKPK
- the cntf gene encoding ciliary neurotrophic factor isoform X2 — encoded protein: MAGMRTRSGRTFSGPSRTTLARVDAIALELHHECTLLLGLYRTKESFSPELTVGNGRPMLSMPPPSSQLSTRDKLWRLYSALLQCRGLLVRAVTQEEEEFGGGEGGEYESQRKTVRDRLGHLLDSMRRLLEEVEGAPAITANTESIEIDGPTSGGAFELKLWIYRIFSEVEHWSRMTTATLRSIPLVMSTAGGRRAGKRMRRGKPK
- the si:ch211-113e8.11 gene encoding uncharacterized protein si:ch211-113e8.11: MNSLVGYGVSSNSESDGDSGDDGLKFTSRLTDELKEGVQKHRNFLLESGSASSESDDELDPEEELRPELPSVSSLVTQPPISSHVPIPSPSFLAPKLPPPPLGASTRSSVFANPFKAQADQKLHALQKHVPLTLQARPSQIAGKRMCVAYRKDGRCRFGIKCKFAHDSDLQSSIIPGDDDPPSVDDAEPDPNRAGQQPLHNQGGDKETEGQQGKKRRVGLSNTLVPPKRAMKNYAMQKERERVNLS